One stretch of Zingiber officinale cultivar Zhangliang chromosome 6B, Zo_v1.1, whole genome shotgun sequence DNA includes these proteins:
- the LOC121990387 gene encoding superoxide dismutase [Cu-Zn]-like, protein MVKAVAVLGNSEGVKGTIYFIQEGDGPTTVTGSITGLKPGLHGFHVHALGDTTNGCMSTGPHFNPAGKLHGAPEDEN, encoded by the exons ATGGTGAAGGCTGTTGCTGTCTTGGGTAACAGTGAGGGTGTTAAGGGCACAATTTACTTCATCCAGGAAGGAGATG GTCCAACCACCGTCACCGGATCCATCACTGGCCTCAAGCCTGGGCTTCATGGCTTCCATGTGCATGCTCTTGGAGACACCACCAATGGATGCATGTCAACTG GGCCTCATTTTAATCCTGCTGGAAAGTTACATGGTGCTCCTGAAGATGAAAACTGA